Proteins from a genomic interval of Nocardioides jishulii:
- a CDS encoding alpha/beta hydrolase gives MPHRADTEAARDGASPVVGPAVEDVLGAPYTSETIELGSDDEGEVVATLVKRPTHGETNCAVLHVHGFADYFFHTELAEWWTDRGYTFYALDLRKYGRSIRPHQTPSYIDDLTDYYPELDTALRLITERDGHEVVVGSAHSTGGLILPLWAKDQGADLAGLVLNSPWFDLRGPWMFRSLGTRVINRVAERRPRRMIPRSVNGFYVRSLHRDYDGEWDFNLDWKPLRSWPVYAGWLSAVRRGHARLHSGLGLRMPTLVLASDRTTLPMEMNEDLFTSDVVLDVEQIRRWAPSVARHVTSVVVEGAIHDVVLSRPEARGVAYDEMGRWLRAYVEDGSADEVETHPVTAQLPA, from the coding sequence ATGCCTCATCGAGCTGACACCGAAGCCGCGCGCGACGGAGCGTCTCCCGTCGTGGGCCCCGCCGTCGAGGACGTCCTCGGCGCCCCCTACACCTCCGAGACCATCGAGCTCGGCTCTGACGACGAGGGCGAGGTCGTTGCGACGCTGGTGAAGCGCCCGACCCACGGCGAGACCAACTGCGCGGTCCTGCACGTGCACGGCTTCGCCGACTACTTCTTCCACACCGAGCTGGCCGAGTGGTGGACCGACCGGGGCTACACCTTCTACGCGCTCGACCTGCGCAAGTACGGGCGCTCGATCCGGCCGCACCAGACGCCGAGCTACATCGACGACCTCACGGACTACTACCCCGAGCTCGACACCGCCCTCCGCCTGATCACCGAGCGGGACGGCCACGAGGTCGTCGTGGGCAGCGCGCACTCGACCGGAGGTCTGATCCTGCCCCTGTGGGCCAAGGACCAGGGCGCCGACCTCGCAGGCCTCGTGCTCAACTCGCCGTGGTTCGACCTGCGCGGACCGTGGATGTTCCGCTCCCTCGGCACCAGGGTGATCAACCGGGTCGCGGAGCGTCGCCCCCGACGGATGATCCCCCGCTCGGTCAACGGGTTCTACGTGCGCTCGTTGCACCGGGACTACGACGGTGAGTGGGACTTCAACCTCGACTGGAAGCCGCTGCGCTCGTGGCCGGTGTACGCCGGGTGGCTGAGCGCCGTGCGCCGCGGCCACGCCCGCCTGCACAGCGGGCTGGGGTTGCGGATGCCGACGCTCGTGCTCGCGTCGGACCGCACCACTCTTCCGATGGAGATGAACGAGGACCTGTTCACGAGCGACGTCGTGCTCGACGTGGAGCAGATCCGGCGATGGGCGCCCTCGGTCGCCCGACACGTCACCAGCGTGGTCGTGGAAGGGGCGATCCACGACGTCGTCCTCTCACGTCCGGAAGCGCGAGGCGTCGCCTACGACGAGATGGGGCGCTGGCTGAGGGCGTACGTCGAGGACGGCTCCGCCGACGAGGTCGAGACGCACCCG